The following coding sequences lie in one Rhodoflexus caldus genomic window:
- a CDS encoding YceI family protein, which produces MGEVSMLFPADKKPPLHMMYKFIFQLLAVWLITLQALAQSDMIKAKTDIRFTIKNAGLNVEGTFGEAKTTIRFDEQNPEFAAFAAVVTVGSINTGIRARDRHLLKEDYFHAAQYPDIQMKSRKISRKDSQHWEGEFDLTIRGITKTLTIPFTYRKTAEGTLFSAQFSLNRLDFQVGTSNWLMGDEVKVRVRIEH; this is translated from the coding sequence ATGGGGGAAGTTTCTATGCTGTTTCCTGCCGATAAAAAGCCCCCCTTGCACATGATGTACAAATTCATTTTCCAACTTTTGGCAGTTTGGCTAATAACCCTGCAAGCCCTTGCGCAGTCTGATATGATAAAAGCGAAAACCGATATCCGTTTCACTATCAAAAATGCGGGATTGAACGTAGAAGGAACTTTTGGTGAAGCCAAAACCACTATCCGTTTTGATGAGCAAAACCCTGAGTTTGCAGCATTTGCGGCAGTGGTAACTGTTGGCAGTATCAATACAGGCATTCGTGCCCGCGACCGCCATTTGCTCAAAGAAGACTACTTTCATGCAGCGCAATACCCTGATATTCAGATGAAATCGCGCAAAATCAGCCGCAAAGACAGCCAACATTGGGAGGGCGAATTTGACCTGACCATCAGAGGCATTACCAAAACCTTGACTATTCCGTTTACTTACCGCAAAACTGCCGAAGGCACACTATTTTCAGCGCAATTCAGCCTCAACCGACTTGATTTTCAGGTGGGTACGAGCAATTGGCTCATGGGCGATGAGGTAAAGGTGCGCGTTCGCATTGAACACTAA
- a CDS encoding TonB-dependent receptor, whose translation MKKYITIFALIICFNFINAAFSQNQFTLKGRITEAGGDPIPGATIQLAAQGTASGTVSDQEGNFSIKVNKEGTHTVIIRAVGYQSLTKDLTTGETAEIQLAADVLHLEGVVVTGTRNERDRSTAPVVVNISDQRVFNAAQAVSLSEGLRFQPGLRVENNCQNCGFTQLRMNGLSGPYTQILVDSRPIFSALNGVYGLEQIPVAMVERIEVVRGGGSALYGANAIAGTVNIITREPVEDYFEAGINSGLINGKVFEHTLNANGASISKDGNRGISLFGSARTRNPLDINNDGFSELTLQRNIAMGSKAFWKTQNRGKYTAEMHFIRERRRGGNLFDRAPHETDIAEQIVQQVYGGQIAYEGYSANYRTRYAVYASGQQTFRDSYYGGGGNSPDPEERAQALLYYGNTADLMMVGGVQLTHSMGKTDKGVTLTAGIESQHNNVDDRMPGYNRRIEQRVNGMASYAQLEWKPLERLTLLAGGRFDMMDLKGTYDFGVGETAKNNRTFAVFNPRTSLLWQTGKFSRIRAGYARGFRPPQAFDEDLHIKTLSGTAQFIRISKELRSETSDSFTASFDLTRNNPVRPFSLLIETFYTRLNNPFVLEFSGETTAGGAAFVSEKRNGTGAYTTGVNLETMYAIGSRWQFQAGATLQQARYIEPEAVLANPTTGAEILTDRLLRTPDVYGYALVTAKVLKTHQLSLTGVFTGPMTVPNERSRTLVRTQGFAELNLKWAKQVKVARHSNMELSAGVQNILNSFQQDLEVGANRDAGYIYGPIRPRTIFAALKFHY comes from the coding sequence ATGAAAAAATATATAACCATTTTTGCTCTTATTATTTGCTTCAATTTCATTAATGCCGCCTTTTCTCAAAATCAGTTTACACTGAAAGGTAGAATTACAGAAGCAGGTGGCGACCCCATCCCCGGCGCAACCATTCAATTGGCGGCACAGGGCACAGCCTCCGGTACTGTCAGCGACCAAGAAGGCAACTTCTCCATCAAAGTCAATAAAGAAGGAACACATACCGTTATCATCCGCGCCGTAGGCTATCAATCATTGACCAAAGATTTGACCACGGGCGAAACGGCTGAGATACAACTTGCTGCCGATGTGTTGCATTTAGAAGGTGTGGTGGTAACAGGCACACGCAATGAGCGCGACCGCAGCACGGCACCGGTGGTCGTAAACATCAGCGACCAGCGCGTTTTCAATGCGGCACAGGCTGTGAGCCTTTCGGAAGGTTTGCGTTTCCAGCCCGGGCTGCGCGTTGAAAACAACTGTCAGAATTGCGGTTTTACGCAGTTGAGAATGAACGGGTTAAGTGGCCCATACACGCAAATTCTGGTAGATAGTCGCCCGATTTTCAGTGCCCTGAATGGTGTTTACGGGTTGGAGCAAATCCCCGTAGCAATGGTAGAACGCATAGAGGTAGTACGCGGCGGAGGCTCTGCCCTCTACGGTGCCAATGCAATTGCAGGTACTGTAAACATCATTACCCGCGAACCAGTAGAAGATTATTTTGAGGCAGGTATCAATTCCGGCTTAATCAACGGTAAAGTTTTTGAACATACTCTCAATGCCAATGGCGCAAGTATCAGCAAAGACGGCAACAGGGGCATCAGTTTGTTTGGTTCGGCACGTACCCGCAATCCGCTGGATATTAACAATGACGGGTTTTCGGAATTGACCCTTCAACGCAACATTGCAATGGGCAGCAAAGCCTTTTGGAAAACCCAAAACAGAGGCAAATACACCGCCGAGATGCACTTCATCCGCGAGCGGCGGCGCGGCGGCAACTTGTTTGACCGTGCCCCACACGAAACCGACATCGCCGAGCAAATTGTTCAGCAAGTTTACGGCGGTCAGATAGCCTATGAAGGCTACTCGGCGAATTATCGCACTCGTTATGCCGTTTATGCATCGGGGCAGCAGACTTTCCGCGACAGTTACTATGGCGGCGGCGGCAACTCGCCCGACCCCGAAGAACGCGCACAAGCATTGTTGTACTACGGCAACACAGCCGACCTGATGATGGTAGGAGGTGTGCAACTCACACACAGCATGGGAAAAACCGACAAAGGTGTAACTCTCACCGCAGGTATAGAATCGCAACACAACAATGTGGATGACCGAATGCCGGGCTACAATCGCCGCATTGAACAGCGGGTAAACGGTATGGCAAGCTATGCGCAATTGGAGTGGAAACCATTGGAACGGCTCACCCTGTTAGCAGGCGGACGTTTTGATATGATGGATTTAAAAGGCACTTATGATTTTGGCGTAGGAGAAACCGCCAAAAACAATCGCACATTTGCCGTATTCAATCCGCGCACAAGTCTGTTGTGGCAAACCGGTAAGTTTTCGCGCATCCGCGCAGGGTATGCCCGCGGTTTTCGTCCGCCACAGGCTTTTGACGAAGACCTGCACATTAAAACACTGAGTGGAACGGCACAATTTATCCGCATCAGCAAGGAGTTGCGCAGCGAAACTTCCGACAGCTTTACTGCCTCTTTTGACTTGACTCGCAACAATCCCGTCCGTCCGTTCTCATTATTGATAGAAACGTTCTACACCCGTTTAAACAATCCGTTTGTGCTGGAATTTTCCGGTGAAACAACCGCAGGAGGAGCCGCTTTTGTATCGGAAAAACGCAACGGTACGGGTGCTTATACAACGGGTGTCAATCTGGAAACCATGTATGCCATTGGCAGCCGCTGGCAGTTTCAAGCAGGCGCAACCCTGCAACAGGCGCGCTACATAGAACCCGAAGCTGTGCTTGCCAACCCCACAACCGGCGCGGAGATACTGACTGACCGATTGTTGCGCACACCTGATGTGTATGGTTATGCGCTGGTTACTGCCAAAGTTCTCAAAACGCATCAATTGAGCTTGACCGGGGTCTTCACAGGCCCTATGACCGTGCCGAACGAACGCTCACGCACACTTGTACGCACGCAAGGCTTTGCCGAATTGAATCTGAAATGGGCGAAACAAGTTAAAGTAGCACGCCACAGCAATATGGAGTTAAGTGCAGGCGTGCAAAATATCCTGAACAGTTTTCAGCAGGACTTAGAGGTTGGTGCAAACCGCGATGCCGGTTATATCTATGGCCCCATCAGACCGCGTACCATATTTGCCGCCCTGAAATTTCATTACTAA
- a CDS encoding class I SAM-dependent rRNA methyltransferase: MQTYPILQLQPKKERAVLLRHPWIFSGAVKKLPKAANGDIVEVRTAEGQTLAWGFFSPESQIVCRLFAFAAGMNATGKWAGYELNPAMQFDAAFWEGKISRALALRRRLIDSATTDCYRLLHAEGDFMPGVIADVYGDTVVLQILIKGTENLLPVLEQALRKQGFRHVFLKGKSSTHHLEGLPQENRWLGQPRPALPIEVREHNVKFFVNPEKGQKTGFFIDQRENRQLLRNFSQGKRVLNTFAYTGGFSVYALAGGASEVVSVDISKEAVALSEENARLNFGEQAAHKAVAADCFDYLRQMNEDFDIIVLDPPAFAKNARAVPNASRGYKDLNYLAFKKIKPQSLLFTFSCSQNIDKVLFQKIVFGAAADAGREVRILQHLEQPADHPVNIYHPEGEYLKGLLLWVE; this comes from the coding sequence ATGCAAACCTATCCCATTCTGCAACTGCAACCCAAAAAAGAACGCGCCGTACTGTTGCGCCATCCGTGGATTTTTTCGGGTGCGGTAAAAAAACTCCCCAAAGCTGCCAACGGCGACATTGTGGAAGTGCGCACTGCCGAAGGGCAAACGCTTGCATGGGGTTTCTTTTCGCCTGAAAGTCAGATTGTTTGCCGATTGTTTGCTTTTGCGGCAGGCATGAATGCCACGGGTAAATGGGCGGGCTATGAGCTCAACCCTGCGATGCAGTTTGATGCTGCCTTCTGGGAAGGTAAAATCAGCCGTGCACTGGCTTTGCGCCGCCGCCTGATTGACAGCGCAACTACCGACTGCTACCGACTGCTGCACGCCGAGGGCGATTTTATGCCCGGTGTCATTGCCGATGTTTACGGCGATACGGTTGTGTTGCAAATCCTGATTAAGGGGACGGAAAACCTGTTGCCCGTTTTGGAACAGGCGCTGCGCAAACAAGGTTTTCGCCATGTTTTTCTGAAAGGCAAGAGCAGCACCCACCACTTGGAGGGACTGCCGCAGGAAAACCGCTGGCTTGGTCAGCCGCGCCCCGCGCTGCCAATTGAAGTAAGGGAGCATAATGTTAAATTTTTCGTCAATCCTGAAAAGGGGCAGAAGACCGGCTTTTTCATAGACCAGCGCGAAAACCGCCAACTGTTGCGCAACTTTTCGCAAGGCAAGCGCGTGCTCAACACCTTTGCCTACACGGGCGGATTCAGCGTTTATGCGCTTGCAGGGGGTGCAAGTGAGGTTGTATCGGTAGATATTTCCAAAGAGGCCGTTGCTTTAAGCGAAGAAAACGCCCGCCTCAACTTTGGGGAACAGGCAGCGCACAAAGCCGTTGCTGCCGATTGTTTTGACTACCTGCGGCAAATGAATGAAGATTTTGATATCATCGTATTAGACCCGCCTGCCTTTGCCAAAAACGCCCGTGCCGTACCTAATGCTTCCCGCGGCTACAAAGACCTTAACTACTTGGCTTTCAAAAAAATAAAACCGCAAAGTTTGCTCTTTACTTTCTCCTGTTCGCAGAATATAGACAAGGTGCTTTTCCAGAAGATCGTCTTTGGTGCGGCTGCCGATGCAGGCAGGGAAGTAAGAATTTTACAGCATTTGGAACAACCTGCCGACCATCCTGTCAATATTTATCACCCCGAAGGCGAATATTTGAAAGGATTATTGCTTTGGGTGGAATAA
- a CDS encoding Hsp20/alpha crystallin family protein yields MTLIQYPSRLGNSLFPVFNQLLSDFWNNDDLLSRTTQFVPAANIKENADEFIVELAVPGLKKEDFNIQVEDNVLRISATKQNESTDETTTVHRREFSFHSFERTFRLPKSADGDKIAATYTDGVLHLNIPKREEAKPKAPRTIQIA; encoded by the coding sequence ATGACACTGATTCAATATCCTTCTCGCTTAGGCAACAGTTTATTCCCTGTGTTCAACCAATTGTTGAGCGATTTTTGGAATAATGACGATTTATTGAGCCGTACTACACAGTTTGTACCGGCGGCAAACATCAAGGAAAATGCCGACGAGTTTATTGTAGAGTTGGCTGTGCCCGGCTTGAAGAAAGAAGATTTCAATATTCAGGTAGAGGACAACGTGCTGCGCATTTCCGCTACTAAACAAAACGAAAGTACCGATGAAACAACAACCGTACACCGTCGTGAGTTTAGTTTCCATTCATTTGAGCGCACTTTCCGCTTGCCTAAGTCTGCCGATGGCGACAAAATCGCAGCTACTTATACCGATGGTGTGTTGCACCTCAATATTCCGAAGCGCGAAGAGGCTAAACCCAAAGCGCCAAGAACTATCCAAATCGCTTAG
- a CDS encoding 3-keto-disaccharide hydrolase — protein sequence MKWKNGLVAVVMLAAWGVRAQNEQGYPFSTLSLADMKAFKSQAGNWRIAGSVSAHPDKKLDLQAGNGTGILVNLPDEHKKDDLFTLMEHGDMEIELEFMNARETNSGIYFMGRYELQILDSHTRTLSGSLKPGKHDCAAIYERWDSSKPKGQEGYEGRPPRVNVTRAPGLWQKYHVIFRAPRFNEKGEKTANAKFVKVFHNGVLVHENVEITGPTRGSAFEKEAPTGPLRIQGDHGPVAFRNIRYRLYSKPGLKVDNVTAVRYNGTFDKALPDWKTLQPEGNLPAPEGITWQVSDNNEPGALLFNGTVTVAEPGTYFFGLECNGAGSITVNGQKLVEKTGENWRGSVKLGKIDLKPGKYPIQVAYAKWIEWQYPLLGVYAEGPNIERHALHASGSVPPLSPDPIMHVKPEDGKPYLLRAFVQHSGRQYSHAISVGFPEQINYAMDLSQGKLLYAWRGEFVDAAPIWHERGGGNVPPLGSVVDLQAAPIAAVLATEQTAFPDSVGITYKGMELDTQGVPTFRYLMGSTTLTDRVAMADGGKTLLRNISINGAPANTYLRLAKGTVTKADEGLFLINGTHYLRLSAEQAAQLKIRTIGGQSELIWAAPAGKEAVLSYHILF from the coding sequence ATGAAATGGAAAAACGGGCTTGTAGCCGTTGTAATGTTGGCTGCATGGGGCGTTCGGGCGCAAAATGAGCAGGGCTATCCCTTCTCTACCCTGTCGCTGGCCGATATGAAGGCATTTAAGTCGCAGGCCGGCAACTGGCGCATTGCAGGTAGCGTAAGCGCACATCCGGACAAAAAATTAGACTTGCAGGCAGGCAACGGCACAGGCATATTGGTCAATCTGCCCGATGAACATAAAAAAGACGACCTTTTTACGCTCATGGAACATGGCGACATGGAAATTGAGCTGGAATTTATGAACGCCCGCGAAACCAATTCGGGGATTTATTTTATGGGGCGCTATGAGTTGCAGATTCTGGATAGCCATACACGCACGCTCAGCGGCAGCCTCAAACCGGGTAAGCACGATTGCGCCGCCATCTACGAACGCTGGGACAGCAGCAAACCCAAAGGGCAGGAAGGCTACGAAGGCCGCCCGCCCCGAGTAAACGTAACCCGTGCCCCGGGTTTATGGCAAAAATACCATGTTATTTTCCGTGCGCCGCGCTTCAACGAGAAAGGTGAAAAAACAGCCAATGCAAAGTTTGTCAAAGTATTCCACAATGGCGTTCTGGTGCATGAAAATGTGGAAATTACAGGGCCTACACGCGGTTCTGCTTTTGAGAAAGAAGCCCCGACAGGGCCGCTGCGCATCCAAGGCGACCACGGGCCGGTGGCATTCCGCAACATCCGCTATCGTTTGTACAGCAAGCCCGGCCTGAAAGTGGACAACGTAACGGCGGTGCGCTACAACGGCACTTTTGACAAAGCCCTGCCCGATTGGAAAACCCTGCAACCTGAGGGCAATTTGCCTGCTCCTGAGGGCATTACGTGGCAGGTAAGCGACAACAACGAACCCGGCGCACTGCTTTTTAACGGTACCGTTACCGTAGCTGAACCCGGTACTTATTTCTTCGGGTTAGAATGTAACGGAGCAGGCAGCATTACGGTCAATGGGCAAAAGTTAGTAGAGAAAACCGGCGAAAATTGGCGCGGCAGTGTCAAATTGGGCAAAATAGACCTTAAACCCGGTAAATATCCGATTCAGGTGGCATATGCCAAGTGGATTGAATGGCAGTATCCGTTACTGGGAGTTTATGCCGAAGGGCCAAACATCGAGCGTCATGCCTTGCACGCCTCGGGCAGTGTGCCGCCGCTTTCTCCCGACCCTATCATGCACGTAAAACCCGAAGATGGAAAGCCCTATCTCCTGCGAGCTTTTGTACAACATAGCGGCAGACAATATTCTCATGCCATTTCGGTTGGTTTTCCCGAACAAATCAACTATGCCATGGATTTAAGTCAGGGCAAGTTGCTGTACGCATGGCGCGGCGAGTTTGTAGATGCTGCTCCCATTTGGCACGAGCGCGGCGGCGGCAATGTTCCTCCGCTGGGCAGCGTGGTTGATTTGCAGGCTGCCCCGATAGCAGCAGTGCTGGCAACAGAACAAACCGCATTTCCCGACTCCGTAGGCATTACCTACAAAGGTATGGAACTTGACACGCAGGGCGTGCCGACTTTCCGCTACCTGATGGGCAGCACCACTCTTACCGACCGCGTGGCAATGGCAGACGGCGGCAAAACCCTCTTGCGCAACATCAGCATCAACGGTGCGCCTGCCAATACTTACCTGCGCCTTGCCAAAGGCACTGTTACCAAAGCAGACGAAGGATTGTTCCTGATTAACGGCACGCACTATCTGCGCCTTTCGGCAGAGCAGGCCGCACAGCTCAAAATACGCACCATTGGCGGGCAAAGCGAACTCATCTGGGCAGCCCCTGCCGGAAAAGAAGCCGTTTTGAGCTATCACATCTTGTTTTAA
- a CDS encoding glycosyltransferase family 87 protein, producing MELRQYFSLSRISLAAVGWLYALLAVFAAVQAILLGENPVENGIYTHYNNYVIFKYSFFHLLEGKDLYVFHPNDHFDLYKYSPTFALLFGVFAPFPDVIGLSLWNLANAMAIYWGIRRADFLSEGAQKSVLLFAVIEMLTSLQNSQSNALIAGLFIWAFIWLEKRQYAWATLAILLTGFIKIFGVALFAICIFYPQKWKIILYSLFWGIVLLLLPLPFTGWEYLLSLYKSWWELLKNDHSISYGLSVMGWLASWFHWEPPKNTVVLAGLAILLLPLLRIRAYKELPFRLAFFASLLCWVVIFNHKAESPTFIIPVAGLAMWYFRQEKAPLVITALMVAVFVLTSLSPTDLFPRSLRDEVVIPYVLKAAPCIFLWIALQWEMRFRISDFRFRIGDS from the coding sequence ATGGAATTACGGCAATACTTTTCCCTTTCCCGCATTTCTCTTGCAGCCGTTGGATGGCTATATGCGCTGCTGGCTGTTTTTGCGGCAGTACAAGCCATACTGCTCGGCGAAAATCCGGTTGAAAACGGCATTTATACGCATTACAACAACTATGTCATTTTCAAATATTCCTTTTTTCATTTGCTGGAAGGCAAAGATTTGTACGTATTCCATCCCAACGACCATTTTGACCTCTACAAATACAGCCCGACTTTCGCGCTGCTGTTCGGTGTTTTTGCGCCCTTCCCCGATGTGATAGGGCTTTCGCTGTGGAATCTGGCCAATGCAATGGCGATTTATTGGGGGATTCGTCGCGCCGATTTCCTTTCGGAAGGCGCACAAAAAAGCGTATTGCTGTTTGCGGTCATTGAAATGCTTACTTCGCTGCAAAACTCGCAAAGCAATGCACTCATTGCAGGCTTGTTTATTTGGGCATTTATCTGGTTGGAAAAGCGGCAGTATGCATGGGCTACGCTTGCCATCCTACTGACGGGTTTTATCAAAATTTTTGGTGTAGCATTGTTTGCCATTTGCATATTCTATCCACAGAAATGGAAAATTATTTTGTACAGTCTTTTCTGGGGGATTGTGCTGCTGCTGTTGCCATTGCCTTTTACGGGTTGGGAATATTTGCTGAGCCTTTACAAAAGTTGGTGGGAGTTGCTCAAAAACGACCACAGCATTTCTTACGGATTGTCGGTAATGGGTTGGCTGGCAAGCTGGTTTCATTGGGAGCCGCCTAAAAACACAGTGGTGCTGGCAGGTTTGGCGATATTGTTACTGCCGCTGCTGCGTATCCGTGCCTACAAAGAGTTGCCGTTCAGGCTGGCGTTTTTTGCTTCGCTGCTTTGCTGGGTTGTTATTTTCAACCATAAGGCCGAGTCGCCGACATTCATTATCCCCGTTGCGGGACTTGCCATGTGGTATTTCAGGCAGGAAAAAGCACCGCTTGTAATTACGGCACTGATGGTTGCCGTCTTTGTGCTTACGTCGTTGTCTCCCACCGACCTGTTCCCGCGCAGCCTACGCGATGAGGTCGTCATCCCGTATGTGCTGAAAGCCGCACCCTGTATTTTCCTCTGGATAGCCCTGCAATGGGAAATGAGATTCCGTATTTCGGATTTCCGATTTCGGATTGGGGATAGCTGA